In a genomic window of Myxococcales bacterium:
- a CDS encoding VOC family protein, with translation MRIKLTSVFVDDQDQALRFYTDVLGLAKKADFSQGPFRWLTVTSPDDPDGTELQLALVDDPAAAAFQRARLAQRKPALNLFTDDVEGDHARLSAAGAEFTMPPTAVTGSTIAMLLDTCGNLIQLTQLARW, from the coding sequence ATGAGGATCAAGCTGACGAGCGTGTTCGTGGACGATCAAGACCAGGCGCTGCGCTTCTACACCGACGTGCTGGGCCTCGCGAAGAAGGCGGACTTCAGCCAGGGGCCGTTCCGGTGGCTCACGGTGACCTCGCCCGACGACCCCGATGGCACCGAGCTGCAGCTGGCCCTCGTCGACGACCCGGCGGCCGCGGCCTTCCAGCGGGCCCGGCTCGCGCAGCGCAAGCCCGCGCTCAACCTCTTCACCGATGACGTCGAGGGCGACCACGCGCGCCTCAGCGCCGCGGGCGCCGAGTTCACGATGCCGCCGACCGCGGTGACCGGCTCGACGATCGCGATGCTGCTCGACACGTGCGGCAACCTCATCCAGCTCACGCAGCTGGCGCGCTGGTAG
- a CDS encoding VOC family protein has product MQIKLTTVYVDDQDKALRFYTEVLGFVTKDDVRNGPYRWLTVTSPADPDGVQLQLALDDDPAGKAFQQARLQAQQPAVMFFTDDLEGDHARLRAAGAEFTMPPTAVTGSTIAMLLDTCGNLIQLTQLAR; this is encoded by the coding sequence CTGCAGATCAAGCTGACGACCGTGTACGTCGACGACCAGGACAAGGCCCTGCGCTTCTACACGGAGGTGCTGGGCTTCGTCACGAAGGACGACGTCCGCAACGGGCCGTATCGCTGGCTCACGGTGACCTCGCCCGCGGACCCCGACGGCGTGCAGCTCCAGCTCGCGCTCGACGATGACCCCGCGGGCAAGGCCTTCCAGCAGGCCCGGCTCCAGGCGCAGCAGCCCGCGGTCATGTTCTTCACCGACGACCTCGAGGGCGACCACGCGCGCCTCCGCGCCGCGGGCGCCGAGTTCACGATGCCGCCGACCGCGGTGACCGGCTCGACGATCGCGATGCTGCTCGACACCTGCGGCAACCTCATCCAGCTCACGCAGCTGGCGCGTTGA